One segment of Cyprinus carpio isolate SPL01 chromosome B20, ASM1834038v1, whole genome shotgun sequence DNA contains the following:
- the LOC109054154 gene encoding protein phosphatase 1A-like, which yields MGAFLDKPKMEKHNTHGEGNGLRYGLSSMQGWRVEMEDAHTAVIGLPYSLSMWSFFAVYDGHAGSQVARYCCEHLLEHITSNPDFRGGCSGGGDSINAEPSVESVKCGIRTGFLQIDEHMRAISERKHGADRSGSTAVGVMISPHHFYFINCGDSRALLSRKGRVHFFTQDHKPSNPLEKERIQNAGGSVMIQRVNGSLAVSRALGDFDYKCVHGKGPTEQLVSPEPEVYEIERAEAEDEFVVLACDGIWDVMANEELCDFVRSRLEVTEDLERVCNEIVDTCLYKGSRDNMSVVLICFPGAPKINPEAVKREAELDKYLQNREGGACKKANK from the exons ATGGGTGCGTTCTTAGACAAGCCAAAGATGGAGAAGCATAATACTCATGGGGAGGGGAACGGCCTGCGCTACGGACTCAGCAGTATGCAGGGCTGGCGTGTGGAGATGGAGGATGCACACACAGCTGTGATAGGGCTGCCTTACAGCCTCAGCATGTGGTCTTTCTTTGCCGTCTACGATGGACACGCAGGCTCTCAGGTTGCTCGTTACTGTTGTGAGCATCTGCTGGAACACATCACCAGCAATCCAGACTTCAGGGGAGGCTGCTCAGGGGGCGGGGACTCAATTAATGCTGAGCCCTCCGTGGAGAGTGTGAAATGTGGAATCCGCACAGGCTTCCTGCAGATCGACGAGCATATGCGGGCCATTTCCGAACGCAAACACGGGGCGGACCGCAGTGGTTCCACAGCGGTGGGTGTGATGATTTCCcctcatcatttttatttcatcaattGTGGTGACTCCAGAGCCTTGCTGAGCCGCAAGGGTCGCGTTCACTTCTTCACCCAAGACCACAAGCCCAGTAACCCCCTGGAAAAGGAGAGAATCCAGAACGCAGGTGGTTCTGTTATGATCCAGAGGGTCAACGGCTCCCTCGCCGTCTCCCGGGCTCTTGGTGACTTCGACTATAAGTGCGTGCATGGGAAAGGCCCCACTGAGCAGCTGGTGTCCCCGGAGCCAGAAGTGTATGAGATCGAACGCGCTGAGGCTGAGGATGAATTTGTGGTGCTGGCCTGCGATGGCATTTGGGACGTCATGGCCAACGAAGAACTGTGTGATTTTGTGCGTTCACGCTTGGAAGTGACAGAGGACCTGGAGAGAGTGTGTAATGAGATCGTGGACACATGTTTGTACAAG GGTAGTCGAGACAACATGAGTGTGGTGCTGATATGTTTTCCAGGTGCCCCAAAAATCAACCCAGAAGCCGTGAAGCGAGAGGCGGAGTTAGATAAGTACCTGCAGAACAGAGAGGGTGGAGCAtgtaaaaaggcaaataaataa